The DNA sequence TTGGCATGACATAAATCCGGAAAACCTCCAAAGGCACCTTCGTCATTATTTCCGTAAGCATTCTTGTAAAAGTCATTGTAATTTCTGGTAAACTTCCCGGAAGCAACTCCTGAAAAATTGGTCCATGTGTTTGTTCCTGTATAGGGATTCGCTTCAGATTGCCCACCACTGTTGTGATTGATCACAATGTCGGCATATACCTGCATATTTTCAGCATGGGCTTTAGTAATTAATGCTTCCAGTTCCGTTCTTGAACCAAATCGGGTTTCAATGCTTCCGTTTTGATTAAAATTTCCAAAGTCGTAATAATCAGTGGGATCATATCCCATAGAATAAGCACCATTTTGTGCTTTAGAGGCAGGAGGCAACCAGACTGCTCCTATTCCCGCATTGGACCAGTTAGTCAATTTATCTTTAACGGTATTCCACCAGTTTCCCCCTTCGGGAACATCCCAATAAAAACCCTGCATTAAAACTCCACCTCCGGGCCCAGCTACAAATTTATTATAAACAGACTCTTTTCCTGTACTGAAAGGTCTTCCGTCATGATGGGTAACCTGTATCGTTTTAGAGTGAACCTCTGAGTCTTTTGAGCTCTTATCCGTTATCTCATCATTGGTTGTGCAAGAGTTTACAACTCCCAACGCTACAATGGAAAATAAGAAATATGTTTTTTTCATAGCTGGTATTTTAATTATTAATCTAATAACTAAAATACAATTTTATTAAAATAAATTCCAATTAACGTGAATAAATTTACTTTCCTTTAAAAATTTCATCAAAAATCCTATCACTAATTTTCATTAAAAAATCATAAACTTTCAATATTATCGAGACAATTTTTCTTTTAATCCATATATTTGCATATTATGGAATATAACACCCAAAAAACGCAACTTAATATGCCGGAATACGGCAGAATTATACAACAGTTGGTTGAGCGTTGCAAAGAGCTTCCTTCTAAAGAAGAGAGAAACGAAATGGCAATGGCAATCATTGATTTTATGGGACAAAGAAACCCACAACTTCGCGATGAAGAAAATTATAAACATAAACTTTGGGATCATCTTTACATTTTAGCCAATCATGATTTGGATGTAGATTCTCCCTACCCTTTTCCTACAAAAGAACAGCTTGAAGAAAAACCCAAAAGAATGGAGTATCCAAAACTTCAGGGTGACTTTAAATTTTATGGAAAAAGTATTCTTCAATTGATTGAAAAAGCAATAGAACTTGAAGCCGGAGACGAAAAAGAAGCTCTGATTGAAGTGATTGCCAATAATATGAAGAAATCTTATAATGTTTATAATAAAGAACATGTTACTGATGATGTGATTTTCCGTCATTTGAAAGAGCTTTCGGAAAACAGACTTGATCTTACTGGTATAGAATCTTTGGAGAAAAGTAAAATCTATTACACCACAAACAACCGAAGCAACAACAATAACAACAATAATCGCAACAGCAATAATAAAAATCAAAATCAAACCAACAAAAGAAGGCACAACAATAACAACAACCATAAAAACAGAAAGTAAATGAGTGGAACGTTTCAAATTAGAGGAGGAAAGAGACTGCAAGGTGAAATTACTCCACAAGGGGCAAAGAATGAGGCTTTACAAATCTTATGTGCAGTTTTATTAACTGATGAAGAGGTAACAATTAAAAACATTCCTGACATTCATGATGTCAATAGATTAATTGAAATTCTGGGTGATTTTGGAGTAAAAATTACAAAAAATGGTCCCGGAGATTATACTTTCAAGGCAGACTATGTTAATTTCGATTATATAAAATCAAGCGAATTTAAAAAAGATGGCGCTAAATTACGTGGGTCAATTATGCTTATGGGCCCTATGTTGGCCAGATATGGAGAAGCTTACATGCCTACTCCGGGTGGGGACAAGATAGGAAGAAGAAGGCTGGACACCCATTTTCAAGGATTAGTGGAATTAGGTGCGGAGTTTCATTACGATGAAGAAGAGTATTTTTACTCTTTAAAAGCAAAAGAACTTAACGGAAAATTCATTCTATTAGAAGAAGCTTCCGTAACGGGTACTGCAAATATTGTAATGGCCGCTACTTTAGCAAAAGGCAAAACAAGAATTTATAATGCAGCCTGTGAACCTTATCTTCAGCAGCTTTGTAAGATGCTTAACAGGATGGGAGCTAATATTTCAGGAATAGGTTCAAACCTGCTGACTATTGAAGGGGTTACCCACTTACGTGGAACAGAACATACAATGCTTCCCGACATGGTAGAAATCGGATCGTGGATCGGGCTTGCTGCGATGACAAAATCTGAGCTTACGATAAAAAATGTAAACTGGAATCAATTGGGAGTTATTCCTAATACTTTCAGAAAGCTTGGAATACAGTTGGAACAGAGCAATGATGATATCTACATTCCGGCTCAGGAAAACTATAGAATTCAAAAATTTATTGACGGATCTATTCTTACGATTTCCGATGCCCCATGGCCAGGATTTACCCCTGATTTACTATCTATCATTCTGGTAGTTGCTACTCAGGCAAAAGGAAGCATCCTTGTTCATCAGAAAATGTTTGAATCAAGATTATTCTTTGTTGATAAATTAATTGATATGGGCGCACAGATCATTTTATGTGATCCACATAGAGCGACTGTCATTGGACTTAACCAGGAAGCTCCTCTTCGTGGAACAACTATGGTTTCACCAGATATCAGGGCAGGTAATGCTCTTCTTATCGCAGCTCTTTCTGCAGAAGGAAAATCAATCATTCACAATATCGAGCAGATCGACAGAGGGTATGAGAATATCGATGGAAGACTAAAAGCAATTGGTGCTGACATCGAAAGAATCTAAGACAGACTCTTTCAAAATATAAAAAGCGTTCAATTATTTTGAACGCTTTTATTTTTACAGCTCCTTCGGTTACCAGCCACCTCCGCCGCCTCCGCCGCCGCCTCCACCGGAGAAGCCACCACCACCAGATCCGCTTCCAGAACTGGAAGGTTGTGTCGCAGCAGACTTTATGGAATTTGTAAGGCTCGAGTTCAGACTATTGGCAAAACTTAAGTGATTGATAGAATTTCCTATATACCAGGTATGAACATATTGCGTTCCTGTCGCCATATTTTTTAACAAATCATCAAAACGCTTACCCCAGATATCATCTACTCCTAACACCATTGCAAACGGGAGAAGTTTCTCAAAAATCTGTGGTGTCAACTGAGGAGGATTATGGAATTTCAATTGTTCATTTTCAGCAGCTCCCATATACATTTTGAAACCTTCAATTAAAGACTTTTTCTTCAGCTTTGCTTCTGATGGTCTTTTAATCAGATACTGATAGATCATCAGTGAGGTAAATCCAAGAGCAATAAAGATGTAGCAAATATTAAAGTTGGCATTTTCAGTTATTTCATGTCCGTTTGTAATCAATCCCCCCAGACCAAAGAATATGACAAAAGGGATCGGCAATAAAAACTTCCAGGAAAGACTTTTAAATAAAAAGGTCACTAAAATAAAAGCAACAAATAGAATAACAAACAATGCAATTCCAATGGCTAC is a window from the Chryseobacterium sp. T16E-39 genome containing:
- a CDS encoding DUF4290 domain-containing protein, with amino-acid sequence MEYNTQKTQLNMPEYGRIIQQLVERCKELPSKEERNEMAMAIIDFMGQRNPQLRDEENYKHKLWDHLYILANHDLDVDSPYPFPTKEQLEEKPKRMEYPKLQGDFKFYGKSILQLIEKAIELEAGDEKEALIEVIANNMKKSYNVYNKEHVTDDVIFRHLKELSENRLDLTGIESLEKSKIYYTTNNRSNNNNNNNRNSNNKNQNQTNKRRHNNNNNHKNRK
- the murA gene encoding UDP-N-acetylglucosamine 1-carboxyvinyltransferase gives rise to the protein MSGTFQIRGGKRLQGEITPQGAKNEALQILCAVLLTDEEVTIKNIPDIHDVNRLIEILGDFGVKITKNGPGDYTFKADYVNFDYIKSSEFKKDGAKLRGSIMLMGPMLARYGEAYMPTPGGDKIGRRRLDTHFQGLVELGAEFHYDEEEYFYSLKAKELNGKFILLEEASVTGTANIVMAATLAKGKTRIYNAACEPYLQQLCKMLNRMGANISGIGSNLLTIEGVTHLRGTEHTMLPDMVEIGSWIGLAAMTKSELTIKNVNWNQLGVIPNTFRKLGIQLEQSNDDIYIPAQENYRIQKFIDGSILTISDAPWPGFTPDLLSIILVVATQAKGSILVHQKMFESRLFFVDKLIDMGAQIILCDPHRATVIGLNQEAPLRGTTMVSPDIRAGNALLIAALSAEGKSIIHNIEQIDRGYENIDGRLKAIGADIERI